In Sphingobacterium zeae, one genomic interval encodes:
- a CDS encoding isochorismate pyruvate-lyase has translation MIRPLEYCVDKHHIRTSIDTIDNRIVELLALRKSYIDKGKSLDDEQAEEQPPIRNLNNHYGVLAKKFNLPTEFIQSIFQEIEHYIHQDFIAKGYEQQ, from the coding sequence ATGATCAGACCATTGGAATACTGCGTCGATAAGCATCATATCCGCACGTCAATAGATACCATTGATAACCGCATTGTGGAGCTATTGGCCCTGCGAAAATCCTATATTGACAAAGGCAAATCGCTAGACGATGAGCAAGCAGAAGAACAGCCACCAATTCGGAATTTAAACAATCATTATGGGGTACTAGCAAAAAAATTTAATTTGCCTACTGAATTTATTCAATCCATATTCCAAGAAATTGAACACTACATTCATCAAGATTTTATAGCAAAAGGTTATGAGCAACAATAA
- the trmD gene encoding tRNA (guanosine(37)-N1)-methyltransferase TrmD: MRFDIITVLPDLLESPFAHSILQRAKNKGLAEIHVHNLRDYSTNKHKSVDDYPYGGGSGMVLQIEPFAKCIEQLQSERVYDEIIYMTPDGETFNQDIANGLSTKGNMMILCGHYKGIDQRIRDIYVTKEISVGDYVLSGGELPAAIVTDAIIRLIPGVLSDETSALSDSFQDGLLDAPIYTRPAEWKGHKVPAILLSGHEAKIAAWKDEQQLKRTQERRPDLLND; the protein is encoded by the coding sequence ATGCGTTTTGATATTATTACGGTCTTACCAGACCTGCTGGAAAGTCCATTTGCACACTCCATTTTGCAACGAGCAAAAAACAAAGGTTTGGCTGAAATACATGTTCACAACTTAAGAGACTATTCAACCAATAAACACAAAAGTGTCGATGATTATCCCTACGGCGGCGGATCCGGTATGGTTCTCCAAATCGAGCCTTTTGCAAAGTGTATTGAGCAATTGCAATCCGAGCGGGTGTACGATGAGATCATCTATATGACTCCAGACGGTGAAACATTCAATCAGGATATTGCGAACGGACTATCTACAAAAGGAAATATGATGATCCTTTGTGGACATTATAAGGGCATTGATCAACGTATCCGTGATATTTATGTAACAAAAGAGATTTCAGTCGGTGACTATGTGCTATCTGGCGGAGAACTTCCAGCCGCAATTGTTACAGACGCTATTATCAGATTGATTCCTGGCGTATTATCAGATGAAACTTCCGCTCTTTCCGATTCATTTCAGGATGGATTGCTCGACGCACCAATCTATACACGCCCTGCAGAGTGGAAAGGCCATAAAGTACCAGCTATTCTACTTAGTGGTCACGAAGCAAAAATTGCAGCCTGGAAGGATGAACAACAGTTAAAAAGGACACAAGAAAGACGTCCTGATTTATTAAATGATTAA
- a CDS encoding anthranilate synthase component I family protein has translation MKYTFKTKSRKLLADTTTPVSIYLRLRDIFPNSLLLESSDYHSRDNNISYICCQPIAGIQLDEKELTLTYPNSERTVKNAKEIELRQEVSDFRNSFEDHTIAELNLISNGLFGYFTFDCIEHFEDIKLTTSPDPARKIPFMQYHIYKYVIAIDHFRNQLYIFEHLLDDEESELERMQFLIQNKNFPEYSFKLAGEESSNRTDEEHRQLVKKMKEHIQRGDVFQIVPSRGFKTPFSGDEFNVYRALRSINPSPYLFYFDYGDFKLFGSSPEAQLRIHGKQATIFPIAGTFKRTGNMEEDQKIASRLKEDPKETSEHVMLVDLARNDLSRHCTQVKVESYMEPQYYSHIIHLVSKVTGRLKDNINPFDIVGDTYPAGTLSGAPKHMALTLIDRYEGLQRSFYSGAIGFMGFNGDFNHAIMIRSFLSKQNTLHYQAGGGIVLDSDPEMELQEVNNKIAALRKALQLAETL, from the coding sequence ATGAAGTATACATTCAAAACAAAAAGCAGAAAGTTGCTTGCGGATACAACTACGCCAGTGAGCATCTATCTTCGTCTAAGAGATATCTTTCCAAACTCATTGCTATTGGAAAGCTCCGACTATCATAGCCGCGACAATAACATTAGCTACATCTGTTGCCAGCCAATTGCCGGGATCCAGCTCGATGAAAAAGAGCTAACGCTTACCTATCCCAACAGCGAGCGTACCGTAAAAAATGCGAAGGAAATCGAATTACGTCAGGAAGTATCCGATTTTAGAAATTCCTTCGAAGACCATACAATCGCCGAACTTAACCTCATTTCCAATGGCTTATTTGGATATTTCACCTTCGATTGTATCGAACACTTTGAAGATATCAAACTGACCACTTCGCCAGATCCGGCGCGGAAAATACCATTTATGCAATATCATATCTACAAATATGTCATTGCTATTGACCACTTCCGAAACCAACTCTACATCTTTGAACACCTGCTGGATGACGAAGAATCAGAACTCGAAAGAATGCAGTTTCTAATTCAGAACAAAAACTTTCCTGAATATTCCTTTAAACTTGCCGGCGAAGAAAGCTCCAATCGTACCGATGAAGAGCACCGTCAGTTGGTCAAGAAAATGAAAGAACATATCCAACGTGGCGATGTTTTTCAGATTGTTCCATCCAGAGGGTTTAAAACACCGTTCTCTGGTGATGAATTCAATGTCTATCGTGCATTGCGATCCATCAATCCCTCACCTTACCTTTTCTATTTCGATTACGGTGATTTTAAACTTTTCGGATCCTCGCCAGAAGCGCAATTACGCATTCACGGAAAACAGGCAACCATCTTCCCCATTGCAGGAACATTCAAACGTACGGGCAACATGGAGGAAGATCAGAAAATTGCCTCTAGACTCAAAGAAGATCCAAAGGAAACTTCTGAACACGTTATGCTTGTCGATCTTGCCCGCAATGACTTAAGTAGACATTGTACACAAGTTAAAGTTGAGTCCTACATGGAACCGCAATATTACTCCCATATTATCCATCTGGTCTCCAAAGTAACGGGCAGATTGAAAGATAACATCAATCCGTTTGACATTGTAGGCGATACATATCCCGCCGGCACATTGTCGGGGGCACCAAAACATATGGCGCTGACCTTAATCGATCGCTATGAAGGATTGCAACGTTCTTTTTATTCCGGTGCAATTGGATTTATGGGTTTTAACGGAGACTTTAATCACGCGATTATGATTCGTTCCTTCCTAAGCAAACAAAACACCTTACATTACCAAGCAGGCGGTGGTATTGTTCTCGATTCAGATCCTGAAATGGAACTTCAAGAAGTAAATAACAAAATCGCTGCATTGCGAAAAGCACTACAACTAGCAGAAACATTATGA
- a CDS encoding anthranilate synthase component II, whose product MSNNKIVVIDNYDSFTYNLVHLLQELDQEYVVWRNDKFKLEDIDAFDKILLSPGPGIPEEAGLLLDVIRTYAPHKSILGICLGQQAIAEVFGGTLFNMEKPLHGVATNITVTDESEKLFQDFPKDSKIGRYHSWAVSKNTLPTCLKVTAVDENGIIMALTHTEYDVRGMQFHPESVLTTNGKKLIQNWLGI is encoded by the coding sequence ATGAGCAACAATAAAATAGTCGTTATAGATAACTACGATTCATTCACTTACAACTTAGTCCATTTATTACAGGAGTTAGATCAAGAGTATGTTGTATGGAGAAATGATAAGTTTAAACTGGAAGATATTGATGCTTTCGATAAGATACTTCTTTCCCCCGGTCCAGGTATTCCGGAAGAAGCAGGGCTACTGCTTGATGTCATCCGCACCTATGCCCCGCACAAAAGTATATTGGGTATTTGCTTAGGCCAACAGGCTATTGCGGAGGTATTTGGAGGCACACTGTTCAATATGGAGAAACCCTTACATGGCGTGGCAACAAATATCACCGTTACTGATGAATCGGAAAAGCTATTCCAAGACTTCCCAAAAGATTCGAAAATTGGACGCTACCACTCTTGGGCCGTAAGTAAAAATACATTACCGACATGCCTTAAGGTAACAGCAGTTGATGAGAATGGCATTATTATGGCCTTAACCCATACTGAATACGATGTTAGGGGGATGCAATTCCATCCAGAATCTGTACTGACTACAAATGGTAAGAAATTAATTCAAAATTGGTTGGGAATCTAA